In Quadrisphaera sp. RL12-1S, the genomic stretch AGACGGCGATGGCGGTGGCCCAGCCGTCGGGGGTGCGGCTGGTGCTGCGCACCGCGGCCACCCAGCTCGAGCTGGACGTGGTGCGCACCACCAACAGCTACCCGGGGGTGCCGCCCCGGCCCGACGGCGTCTACGACGCCCTGGTGGACGGCGTGCTCGTGGAGCGGGCCACGGCCTCGGGCGGGGACGTCCTGGAGATCGACCTCGCCACCGGCGCGCGCACGCTGCGCCGCGGCCCGGTGGGCACCGTGAGGTTCCGCCACCTCCCGCCGGGCGAGAAGCACCTGGAGGTGTGGCTCCCCCACACCGAGATCACCACCCTGGTGGCGCTGCGCGCCGACGCGCCCGTCGCCCCGGTCCCGCCGGAGCCGGCCCACGACGAGGACGACGACGGCGGGCGCCCGCGGCGGCGCACGTGGGTGCACCACGGCAGCTCCATCAGCCACGGCTCGGGCGCTGACAGCCCCAGCACCACCTGGCCGGCGCTGGCCGCGGCGCTGGGCGGGGTGGAGCTGGTGAACCTCGGGTTCGGCGGCAGCGCCCTGCTCGACCCGTTCACGGCGCGGGCGGTGCGCGACACCTCGGCGGACCTGGTGAGCCTCAAGGTGGGCATCAACGTGGTCAACGGGGACGTCATGCGCCGGCGCGCCTTCGGACCGGCGCTGCACGGCTTCCTCGACACCGTCCGCGAGGGCCACCCGGACGCACCGCTCGTGGTGGTCACCGCGCTGGCCTGCCCCGTCCACGAGGACGTGCCCGGC encodes the following:
- a CDS encoding GDSL-type esterase/lipase family protein, with the protein product MTTPITPDLVRGALDLVRTDRGLLPQRLPARARAQVPDEQTAMAVAQPSGVRLVLRTAATQLELDVVRTTNSYPGVPPRPDGVYDALVDGVLVERATASGGDVLEIDLATGARTLRRGPVGTVRFRHLPPGEKHLEVWLPHTEITTLVALRADAPVAPVPPEPAHDEDDDGGRPRRRTWVHHGSSISHGSGADSPSTTWPALAAALGGVELVNLGFGGSALLDPFTARAVRDTSADLVSLKVGINVVNGDVMRRRAFGPALHGFLDTVREGHPDAPLVVVTALACPVHEDVPGPSAPVMTDGGVRFAATGDPADVAAGRLSLRATREVVTEVVRARQGDDPHLHLLDGLELYGLADAEEHPLPDDLHPDATTHRLVAERFARWAFAAGAPFAVR